The following proteins come from a genomic window of Acinetobacter sp. SAAs474:
- the uvrC gene encoding excinuclease ABC subunit UvrC produces MNENARQHIEKILANMTTLPGVYRMLGKEGELLYVGKAKNLKNRVASYFVKTIDHPKTQALVARIYDIQTLVVRSETEALLLEQNLIKLHRPPYNIMLRDDKSYVYIFISADQPYPRIASGRGKAKHGIGKFFGPYPSAYSARDTLVVLQKLFNVRQCENSYFSQRKRPCLQYQIKRCSAPCVGLISPQDYQEDVANSIRFLSGDTKQLDRELIAKMEAAAADLAFEKAVFYRDRMALLREVQSQQAIYTLKGEADIIAIAYQAGMTCVQIMHVRHGKMLGGNSYFPDMLGDDLGQMLSNFLANFYFQVADEIPAELIVNVDLPDRQELQAALQQHFQQKIQIKSQVRETRAEWLELASMNVQHAIQGKLANHFELKERFYQLEQILGRSVDRIECFDISHTMGEATIASCVVFDQGGARKRDYRQFAINDIVGGDDYAAMRQALTRRYQKNILPDLLLIDGGRGQLHMAMEVMQTLGLDAFMIGVSKGEGRKPGLETLHFTDGRKIQLAEDHKALHLIQQVRDEAHRFAITKHRAKRDKKRASSVLEVIPGLGPKRRRDLLTHFGGIQGVLKASEKDLTAVPGLGEVMARTIYKILHE; encoded by the coding sequence GTGAACGAAAACGCGCGACAACATATTGAAAAAATTTTAGCCAATATGACCACTTTACCTGGCGTATATCGTATGCTGGGTAAAGAGGGAGAGTTATTATATGTTGGTAAAGCCAAAAATTTAAAAAATCGTGTCGCCAGTTATTTTGTTAAAACCATTGATCACCCTAAAACGCAAGCCTTAGTTGCACGTATTTATGATATTCAAACTTTGGTGGTTCGTTCTGAAACAGAAGCATTATTACTTGAACAGAATTTAATTAAATTACATCGTCCTCCTTACAATATTATGCTAAGGGACGATAAATCTTATGTTTATATTTTTATTTCAGCAGATCAGCCTTATCCACGTATTGCTTCTGGTCGAGGTAAGGCGAAGCACGGCATAGGTAAATTTTTTGGTCCTTATCCTAGTGCGTATAGTGCACGCGATACCTTGGTTGTCTTACAAAAATTATTTAATGTACGTCAGTGTGAAAATAGCTATTTTTCACAACGTAAAAGGCCATGTCTACAATATCAAATTAAACGTTGTTCAGCACCTTGCGTTGGTTTGATTTCACCACAGGATTATCAAGAGGATGTTGCGAACTCGATTCGTTTTTTAAGCGGAGATACCAAGCAGCTTGATCGAGAGTTGATTGCTAAAATGGAGGCTGCTGCTGCTGATTTGGCATTTGAAAAAGCTGTTTTTTATCGTGATCGTATGGCGTTATTGCGAGAAGTCCAATCACAACAAGCGATTTATACCTTAAAAGGTGAAGCTGATATTATTGCGATTGCTTATCAGGCTGGAATGACTTGTGTCCAAATAATGCATGTCCGTCATGGTAAAATGTTGGGTGGGAATAGCTATTTCCCTGATATGTTGGGTGATGATTTGGGACAGATGTTGTCTAACTTTTTGGCTAATTTTTATTTTCAAGTTGCAGATGAGATACCTGCTGAATTAATTGTCAATGTTGATTTACCAGATCGTCAAGAGTTACAAGCAGCATTACAGCAGCATTTTCAACAAAAAATACAGATTAAATCACAAGTTCGTGAAACACGTGCAGAATGGCTTGAGTTGGCTAGCATGAATGTTCAGCATGCAATTCAAGGTAAGCTGGCCAACCATTTTGAATTAAAAGAGCGTTTTTATCAATTAGAACAAATACTCGGGCGTTCAGTAGATCGTATCGAATGTTTTGATATTTCTCATACGATGGGAGAGGCAACAATCGCTTCTTGTGTGGTCTTTGATCAAGGTGGTGCACGAAAACGTGATTATCGACAATTTGCTATCAATGATATTGTCGGTGGTGATGACTATGCAGCAATGCGACAAGCATTAACACGTCGTTATCAGAAAAATATCTTACCGGACTTGTTGTTAATTGATGGTGGTCGGGGGCAATTACATATGGCTATGGAGGTGATGCAAACACTTGGCTTGGATGCTTTTATGATTGGTGTATCTAAAGGAGAAGGGCGTAAACCCGGCTTGGAAACTTTACATTTCACAGATGGTCGTAAAATACAGTTAGCAGAAGATCATAAAGCTTTACATTTGATTCAGCAGGTACGCGATGAGGCGCACCGCTTTGCAATTACCAAACATCGTGCCAAACGCGATAAAAAGCGTGCTTCTTCTGTGTTAGAGGTGATTCCTGGATTAGGCCCCAAACGTCGTCGGGATTTATTAACTCATTTTGGTGGAATTCAAGGCGTATTGAAAGCTTCGGAAAAAGATTTAACTGCTGTACCTGGTTTAGGTGAAGTGATGGCCAGAACAATTTATAAAATCTTACATGAATAA
- the pgsA gene encoding CDP-diacylglycerol--glycerol-3-phosphate 3-phosphatidyltransferase, which produces MTTGRILNIPNILTLARIALIPVFLLVVYWPSHGITEQQGSMTRHIILTAIFIVAAVTDWFDGYLARTLNQTSAFGRFLDPVADKLMVAVALIVLVQWQPSISMAFAAIVIISREITVSALREWMAELGARTNVAVSTVGKYKTAFQMIAISVFLLNWQPLEMLGYALLYTAVILTLWSMFIYLKAAWPYLKQP; this is translated from the coding sequence ATGACAACAGGTCGAATCCTGAATATACCTAATATTTTAACTTTAGCACGTATTGCCTTAATTCCTGTATTCCTTTTGGTGGTTTATTGGCCATCGCATGGAATTACTGAACAACAGGGCAGTATGACGCGTCATATTATTTTAACTGCCATTTTTATTGTTGCTGCGGTAACAGATTGGTTTGATGGTTATTTAGCTCGCACACTGAATCAAACTTCTGCTTTTGGTCGCTTCTTAGACCCTGTTGCAGATAAACTCATGGTTGCAGTTGCCTTGATTGTTTTAGTGCAATGGCAGCCTTCCATTTCTATGGCATTTGCAGCTATTGTGATTATTTCACGTGAAATCACCGTGTCTGCTTTACGTGAGTGGATGGCTGAACTTGGCGCACGTACCAATGTTGCGGTATCTACTGTTGGTAAATATAAAACAGCATTTCAAATGATCGCGATTTCAGTCTTTTTATTGAATTGGCAACCTCTTGAAATGTTAGGTTATGCCTTGTTATATACTGCGGTCATATTGACGTTATGGTCGATGTTTATTTATTTAAAAGCTGCTTGGCCATATTTAAAGCAACCTTAA
- a CDS encoding IclR family transcriptional regulator: MALSSFGKILTVLDLFSVSRPVINVDTISAELGLSKPTSYRYLKELVSAEILQRLSGTSGDYTLGSKIAILDYISRTTDPLVQISIPFMKDIVERTEFSCLLTHLNHDSCIDLHDEIFKNTVLLSYGRGCPRPVFVGSSAKVMMSHLPKQEILSYYQRYATELAEVGFATDESEFMLKMKKIKKQGYYFSNGELDPHIAGVSVPIKFSNKESPLALTLLASRNRFEFVNLAKLIEILQENAYLIEQKFAILSQQ, encoded by the coding sequence ATGGCTCTTTCTAGTTTTGGCAAAATCCTAACCGTTTTAGACCTGTTTTCAGTCTCTCGTCCTGTCATTAATGTGGATACGATTAGTGCAGAATTAGGATTATCTAAACCTACCAGTTATCGCTACCTTAAAGAATTGGTTTCGGCAGAAATTTTACAACGCTTAAGTGGTACTTCAGGGGATTATACCCTAGGTTCAAAAATTGCTATTTTGGACTATATTTCACGCACCACAGATCCGCTGGTACAAATTAGTATTCCTTTTATGAAGGATATTGTAGAACGCACAGAGTTTTCTTGTTTGCTGACACATTTAAATCATGATTCATGTATCGACTTACATGATGAAATTTTTAAAAATACAGTACTACTGTCTTATGGTCGTGGCTGTCCACGCCCTGTTTTTGTTGGCTCATCTGCCAAAGTGATGATGTCACATCTACCTAAACAAGAAATTTTAAGTTATTACCAACGTTATGCTACAGAATTAGCGGAAGTCGGTTTTGCAACTGATGAAAGTGAATTCATGCTAAAAATGAAAAAAATCAAAAAACAAGGCTATTATTTTTCTAATGGTGAATTAGACCCTCATATTGCTGGTGTTTCTGTACCAATTAAATTTTCGAATAAAGAGTCCCCACTTGCGTTAACGTTATTGGCATCAAGAAATCGTTTTGAATTTGTTAATCTGGCTAAATTAATTGAAATTTTGCAGGAAAACGCTTATCTAATTGAGCAAAAATTCGCCATTCTTTCACAACAATAG
- a CDS encoding monooxygenase, with protein MAVILQVDFPSQGPFGEEMSQMYQALAESINQEPGLIWKIWTEHRDTQHAGGIYLFDHEQHAQQYLKMHTERLEHLGIQNIRGQIFHVNPALCQINHADFVNHDE; from the coding sequence ATGGCGGTTATTTTACAGGTCGACTTCCCATCTCAAGGACCCTTTGGTGAAGAAATGAGCCAAATGTATCAAGCACTGGCGGAGAGTATTAATCAAGAACCTGGATTAATTTGGAAAATTTGGACTGAACATCGTGATACTCAACATGCGGGTGGAATTTACTTATTTGATCATGAACAGCATGCTCAACAATATCTTAAGATGCATACGGAACGCTTAGAGCATTTAGGTATTCAAAATATTCGTGGACAGATTTTTCATGTTAATCCGGCACTTTGTCAAATTAATCATGCCGATTTTGTCAATCACGACGAGTAA